A genome region from Arthrobacter agilis includes the following:
- a CDS encoding DsbA family oxidoreductase: MAAPEVPPGTVTVFTDIMCGWSTIALHRFYRARDAAGLTGRLSVDLQLFLLEDINRIALNSRIIEPEIPVVGALEPDLHFTPWQRHPSEWPVTSLPPNEAVHAAKSQSPAAAEELDMALRLAFWRDSRCISMRHEILAVADECPGVDADELRRAVDTGAARGPMMQSYLDHREDVQGSPHFFLADGTDTHNPGITMHQEGSTGAGFLVVDSDDPGVYDDLVRRAAEAAGVS, encoded by the coding sequence ATGGCAGCTCCTGAAGTCCCTCCCGGAACAGTCACAGTGTTCACCGACATCATGTGCGGCTGGTCGACCATCGCCTTGCACCGCTTCTACCGGGCGAGGGACGCCGCCGGGCTCACCGGGCGCCTCTCCGTGGACCTGCAGCTCTTCCTCCTCGAGGACATCAACCGGATCGCGCTCAACAGCCGGATCATCGAGCCGGAGATACCGGTCGTCGGTGCCCTCGAACCGGACCTGCACTTCACCCCGTGGCAGCGCCACCCCTCGGAATGGCCGGTCACGAGCCTGCCTCCGAACGAGGCGGTCCATGCCGCGAAGTCACAGTCCCCCGCGGCGGCGGAGGAACTCGACATGGCGCTGCGGCTCGCGTTCTGGCGCGACAGCCGCTGCATCAGCATGCGCCACGAGATCCTGGCCGTCGCCGACGAATGCCCGGGCGTGGATGCCGACGAGCTGCGGCGGGCGGTCGACACCGGCGCCGCCCGCGGGCCGATGATGCAGTCCTACCTCGACCACCGGGAGGACGTGCAGGGCAGCCCGCACTTCTTCCTCGCCGACGGCACCGATACCCACAACCCCGGCATCACCATGCACCAGGAAGGCTCCACCGGAGCCGGTTTCCTCGTCGTCGACTCCGACGACCCCGGCGTCTACGACGACCTCGTCCGCAGGGCCGCCGAAGCAGCGGGCGTCAGTTGA
- a CDS encoding VIT1/CCC1 transporter family protein, whose amino-acid sequence MADDEDPVEPHDGGVAARLNWLRAAVLGANDGIVSTAATVIGVAGVTNTLPPILVAGTAAVVGGSVSMALGEYVSVSSQKDSQEALIEKERQELRDDPAGELSELTGLYEARGLSPATARQVALELTEHDVLGAHLSAELNIDEVDVANPWHAALASAAAFAAGAVLPLLAILLLPAGVRIPLTFVAVLVALTITGAVSAHVGGSSRRRAMLRLVIGGAAAMAVTYLVGALLGTTGIA is encoded by the coding sequence ATGGCTGATGACGAAGATCCTGTCGAACCCCATGACGGCGGTGTGGCAGCGCGGTTGAACTGGCTACGTGCAGCCGTGCTGGGCGCGAACGACGGGATCGTGTCCACCGCCGCGACGGTCATCGGTGTCGCCGGGGTGACGAACACGCTCCCACCCATCCTGGTCGCCGGCACGGCGGCCGTCGTCGGCGGGTCCGTGTCGATGGCGTTGGGCGAGTACGTGTCCGTGAGCAGCCAGAAGGACAGCCAGGAAGCGCTCATCGAGAAGGAGCGGCAGGAACTGCGGGACGACCCCGCGGGAGAGCTCAGCGAGCTCACCGGGTTGTACGAGGCGAGGGGGCTCAGCCCCGCCACGGCCCGTCAGGTCGCATTGGAGCTGACCGAGCACGACGTCCTCGGCGCCCACCTGTCGGCGGAGCTGAACATCGACGAGGTGGACGTCGCCAATCCATGGCATGCCGCGCTCGCGTCCGCTGCGGCGTTCGCGGCCGGGGCCGTCCTGCCGCTGCTCGCGATCCTCCTGCTGCCCGCAGGAGTCCGCATACCCCTGACGTTCGTCGCGGTCCTGGTGGCCCTCACGATCACCGGGGCGGTCAGCGCCCATGTCGGCGGCAGCTCACGGCGGCGTGCCATGCTGCGACTGGTCATCGGAGGTGCCGCGGCCATGGCGGTCACCTACCTCGTCGGCGCTCTCCTCGGCACGACGGGCATCGCCTGA
- a CDS encoding DUF885 domain-containing protein codes for MTAIDAVASSYYETLLELMPNFATELGIPGHETEYQDYSPAGLEALAEAARDTLRRLDDLQPADDVDAVTLDAMRERLGLDLEIHETGLDYAELNNIACPAQNIRAIFDLMPTDTAEDWGHIAGRMANVPEAVDGYISSLRAGRERGLVAARRQVSVVVEQSTKYAEDGGFFDALGRTGSAGDVELPAPVREQLRAGADAARAAYRALASFLQDDLLPSAPEKDAVGRERYALMSRVFLGSAVDLEETYQWGVEELDRVIAEQEAVAGEIREGASIEEAMRLLDEDPARQLQGTDALQAWMQELSDRAVDAMAGVHFDIPDVMRRLECRIAPTNEGGIYYTGPSDDFSRPGRMWWSVPEGEDSFTTWKETTTVYHEGVPGHHLQVATATYQRALLNPWRRNAIWVSGQGEGWALYAERLMQELGFLSDPGDRLGMLDAQRMRAARVVFDIGVHLELEIPERWGEGTWTPEKGYDFLKRNIAISEGQLDFEYTRYLGWPGQAPSYKIGQRLWEQVRDEVRAHEGDAFDLRAFHTRALNLGSVGLDTLRRALVS; via the coding sequence ATGACGGCGATCGACGCCGTCGCCTCGTCCTACTACGAGACACTCCTCGAGCTGATGCCGAACTTCGCCACCGAACTGGGCATCCCCGGTCATGAGACCGAGTACCAGGACTATTCGCCGGCCGGCCTCGAGGCGCTGGCGGAAGCCGCCCGTGACACCCTGCGCCGCCTGGACGACCTGCAGCCGGCCGACGACGTCGACGCCGTCACGCTCGACGCCATGCGCGAGCGGCTCGGGCTCGACCTCGAGATCCACGAGACCGGCCTCGACTACGCCGAGCTGAACAACATCGCCTGCCCGGCACAGAACATCCGTGCGATCTTCGACCTCATGCCCACCGACACAGCAGAGGACTGGGGTCATATCGCCGGCCGTATGGCGAACGTGCCCGAGGCCGTCGACGGGTACATCTCCTCGCTCCGGGCCGGCCGCGAGCGAGGACTCGTCGCCGCACGCCGGCAGGTCTCCGTCGTCGTCGAACAGTCCACGAAGTACGCGGAGGACGGCGGTTTCTTCGACGCCCTCGGCAGGACCGGCAGCGCTGGCGACGTCGAGCTTCCCGCCCCCGTGCGGGAGCAGCTCCGAGCCGGTGCCGACGCCGCGCGCGCCGCCTACCGCGCCCTCGCGTCCTTCCTGCAGGACGACCTGCTGCCCAGCGCACCGGAGAAGGACGCCGTCGGTCGTGAACGCTACGCCCTGATGTCGCGCGTGTTCCTCGGTTCTGCCGTCGACCTCGAGGAGACGTACCAGTGGGGCGTCGAGGAGCTCGATCGGGTGATCGCCGAGCAGGAGGCGGTGGCCGGCGAGATCCGTGAGGGGGCGAGCATCGAGGAGGCCATGCGTCTGCTCGACGAGGACCCCGCCCGCCAGCTGCAGGGCACCGATGCACTGCAGGCATGGATGCAGGAGCTCTCGGACCGGGCCGTCGACGCGATGGCCGGCGTGCACTTCGACATCCCGGACGTCATGCGGCGCCTGGAGTGCCGCATCGCCCCGACCAACGAGGGTGGCATCTACTACACCGGGCCGAGCGACGATTTCTCCCGCCCGGGCCGCATGTGGTGGTCCGTACCTGAGGGTGAGGACTCGTTCACCACCTGGAAGGAGACCACCACCGTCTACCACGAGGGCGTCCCCGGCCATCACCTGCAGGTCGCGACGGCCACCTACCAGCGGGCCCTGCTGAACCCGTGGCGCCGCAACGCCATCTGGGTCTCCGGGCAGGGCGAGGGCTGGGCGCTCTACGCCGAGCGCCTCATGCAGGAACTCGGGTTCCTGTCCGATCCGGGCGACCGCCTCGGCATGCTCGACGCCCAGCGCATGCGGGCCGCCCGTGTGGTCTTCGACATCGGTGTCCACCTCGAGCTGGAGATCCCGGAGCGCTGGGGCGAAGGCACCTGGACACCCGAGAAGGGCTACGACTTCCTGAAGCGCAACATCGCCATCAGCGAGGGCCAGCTCGACTTCGAGTACACGCGCTACCTCGGCTGGCCGGGACAGGCGCCGTCGTACAAGATCGGCCAGCGTCTCTGGGAGCAGGTCCGCGACGAGGTGCGCGCCCACGAGGGTGACGCCTTCGACCTCCGCGCCTTCCACACGCGGGCGCTCAACCTCGGCTCGGTGGGCCTCGATACCCTGCGTCGCGCCCTGGTGTCCTGA
- a CDS encoding aminotransferase class I/II-fold pyridoxal phosphate-dependent enzyme — MDQNETPVLTALGEHQKLDRYGFTPPAHRQGRGVDPRVLEVLGEQSFRSDVLASSGLDDRKTSNGYLQRAQELMADAVGAEQTFFSTCGSSLSVKAAILAVTHGEGELLIGRDAHKSVVSALVLGGLQPRWIRPSWDNELKLAHPPTPREVEETWEKYPDASAALIVSPTPYGTCADIEAIVKICHERGKPLIVDEAWGAQLPFHSDTPTWAMSAGADLCVVSVHKMGIGFEQGSVFHLQGDLVDPVRLEHCADILSTTSASTLMYAAMDGWRRQMVQNGHEMIDRTLALTRRVREQIEELPGLHVLEEELTSHEATKDLDILHILVDVSGLGVTGYQAHDWLRENCRLDFGTTDHRRIEITMSIADDESTVQRLMDGLRLLIDAAPGFPASPPVLIPDEGELDLETVMLPRDAFFGPVEDIPVEESVGRIVAELATPYPPGVPVFLPGERINEASIKYLRSGVAAGMVLPDPGDASLRTIRVVKE; from the coding sequence ATGGACCAGAATGAGACTCCTGTCCTGACGGCGCTGGGTGAGCACCAGAAGCTGGACCGGTACGGGTTCACGCCGCCGGCGCACCGCCAGGGACGGGGTGTGGATCCGCGGGTGCTGGAGGTCCTGGGTGAGCAGAGTTTCAGGTCCGATGTCCTGGCCAGTTCGGGGCTCGATGACCGGAAGACCTCGAACGGGTACCTGCAGCGGGCCCAGGAGCTGATGGCGGACGCCGTGGGCGCGGAGCAGACGTTCTTCTCGACCTGCGGCAGTTCCCTGTCGGTGAAGGCCGCGATCCTCGCCGTCACGCATGGGGAGGGTGAGCTCCTCATCGGCCGGGACGCGCACAAGTCCGTGGTCTCGGCCCTGGTCCTGGGGGGCCTGCAGCCGCGCTGGATCCGCCCGAGCTGGGACAACGAGCTCAAACTCGCCCACCCGCCGACGCCGCGGGAGGTGGAGGAGACGTGGGAGAAGTACCCGGATGCCTCGGCCGCGCTCATCGTGAGCCCGACCCCCTACGGGACCTGCGCGGACATCGAGGCGATCGTGAAGATCTGCCATGAGCGGGGCAAGCCGCTGATCGTCGACGAGGCCTGGGGTGCGCAGCTGCCCTTCCACTCCGATACGCCCACCTGGGCGATGTCCGCGGGCGCTGACCTGTGCGTGGTGAGCGTGCACAAGATGGGCATCGGCTTCGAGCAGGGGTCGGTCTTCCACCTCCAGGGGGACCTGGTGGACCCGGTCCGGCTCGAGCACTGCGCAGACATCCTCTCGACCACCAGCGCCAGCACGCTGATGTATGCGGCGATGGACGGCTGGCGGCGCCAGATGGTGCAGAACGGGCACGAGATGATCGACCGCACCCTGGCCCTGACCCGCCGGGTCCGGGAGCAGATCGAGGAACTGCCCGGCCTGCACGTGCTGGAGGAGGAGCTCACCTCGCACGAGGCCACGAAGGACCTCGACATCCTGCACATCCTGGTCGACGTGTCCGGCCTAGGCGTGACGGGCTACCAGGCCCACGACTGGCTGCGGGAGAACTGCCGCCTGGACTTCGGCACCACCGATCATCGACGCATCGAGATCACGATGTCCATCGCCGACGACGAATCCACCGTGCAGCGGCTGATGGACGGCCTGCGCCTGCTCATCGACGCCGCGCCCGGCTTTCCCGCGTCGCCTCCCGTCCTGATCCCCGATGAGGGCGAGCTGGACCTGGAGACCGTCATGCTGCCGCGCGACGCCTTCTTCGGTCCCGTGGAGGACATCCCGGTCGAGGAGTCCGTGGGGCGGATCGTCGCGGAGCTCGCCACGCCCTACCCTCCCGGCGTCCCGGTGTTCCTGCCGGGGGAGCGCATCAACGAGGCCTCCATCAAGTACCTGCGCAGCGGCGTCGCCGCAGGGATGGTCCTTCCCGATCCCGGCGACGCCTCCCTCAGGACGATCCGCGTGGTCAAGGAGTAG
- a CDS encoding YegP family protein, producing MAAAIELFHDRDDAFRFRLKTPGGTVLAVSKPFPDKAAAVAGIRALRECAGTGLISDLCPPSPRAGGAGKAAPSSAAATAQRRLLGGLQGASDPQEPPTG from the coding sequence ATGGCTGCGGCAATTGAACTCTTCCACGATCGGGACGACGCTTTCAGGTTCCGACTGAAGACACCGGGCGGGACGGTCCTCGCCGTCTCCAAACCGTTCCCGGACAAGGCAGCGGCCGTCGCGGGGATCCGCGCTCTCCGTGAGTGCGCGGGAACGGGCCTGATCTCCGATCTCTGCCCACCGAGTCCCCGTGCAGGAGGGGCCGGGAAGGCAGCCCCGTCGTCGGCTGCCGCCACCGCGCAGCGGAGGCTCCTCGGCGGCCTGCAGGGTGCGTCGGATCCGCAGGAGCCGCCCACGGGGTGA
- a CDS encoding GAF and ANTAR domain-containing protein: MHHPSDNSIPDARARLSEADVGVDTAEKLHQAVATSADVIEFLDYLATVAAEVLSESGREVFCGITLLRPRRAATVASSSEQAQQMDEVQYRFDDGPCLTAARQEREVYVPDLRQFPSGSGYRQAMEAQGVRSVLAVPILLPEDTYSALNLYSGHQDAFDGRARRYVHRFAAEAATSLGLASHITALVDTGTDLRAAMANRSTIDTAVGIIMAQNRCSQEEAVAILRTAASTRNIKLRDLAQHLITSIATTPPLSS, encoded by the coding sequence ATGCACCACCCGTCGGACAACAGCATCCCCGATGCTCGAGCGCGGCTTTCCGAGGCCGATGTCGGTGTCGACACTGCCGAGAAGCTGCACCAGGCTGTCGCCACCAGTGCGGACGTGATCGAGTTCCTCGACTACCTCGCCACGGTCGCGGCCGAGGTCCTCAGCGAATCCGGCCGGGAGGTGTTCTGCGGGATCACCCTCCTTCGGCCCAGGAGGGCCGCCACCGTGGCCAGCAGCAGCGAGCAGGCCCAGCAGATGGACGAGGTCCAGTACCGGTTCGACGACGGACCCTGCCTGACCGCCGCCCGGCAGGAACGGGAGGTGTACGTCCCGGACCTGCGGCAGTTCCCTTCCGGCTCGGGGTACCGGCAGGCGATGGAGGCGCAGGGCGTGCGCTCCGTCCTCGCAGTACCGATCCTTCTTCCCGAGGACACCTACAGCGCCCTCAACCTGTATTCGGGTCACCAGGACGCGTTCGATGGTCGTGCCAGGAGGTACGTGCACCGCTTCGCCGCGGAGGCCGCGACGTCGCTGGGCCTCGCCTCCCACATCACGGCGCTAGTCGACACGGGAACGGACCTGCGCGCTGCCATGGCGAACAGGTCCACGATCGACACCGCGGTCGGCATCATCATGGCCCAGAACAGGTGCTCCCAGGAAGAGGCCGTCGCCATCCTGCGCACAGCGGCCAGCACCCGCAACATCAAGCTCCGGGACCTCGCCCAGCACCTGATCACCTCCATCGCCACCACTCCGCCGCTGTCCTCCTGA
- a CDS encoding GAF and ANTAR domain-containing protein — protein sequence MNAGSPISELGVIIGRTKGLLLTEQTAQQAVDDLAEAARSVIDHADGAGVSLIMAGERTSVGSTDSSVLAADRLQYDFGEGPCLTAWATGHAQLVDDTTTDERWKRWNAAAAEAGIRSCATSPLIRGKEPIGALKAYARTPNAFTSADTRVLSHLATSAAALLGHIQASDTPQRITAEVSEALTMRSTVDLARGILMERHDMDPEEALGHMLALVTDARTTMAELARTIVRREGLDASGLLDS from the coding sequence ATGAACGCTGGATCCCCGATCAGCGAGCTCGGTGTCATCATCGGGCGGACGAAGGGCCTGCTGCTGACGGAACAGACCGCGCAGCAGGCCGTGGATGATCTGGCAGAGGCCGCACGGAGCGTCATCGACCACGCCGACGGGGCAGGAGTGTCCCTGATCATGGCCGGCGAGCGGACGAGCGTCGGCTCCACGGACTCCTCCGTCCTGGCCGCCGACCGGCTCCAGTACGACTTCGGCGAGGGACCATGCCTGACGGCCTGGGCAACAGGGCATGCGCAACTCGTCGACGACACGACCACGGACGAGCGGTGGAAGCGCTGGAATGCGGCCGCTGCGGAGGCAGGCATACGGTCCTGCGCCACCTCGCCCCTGATCCGCGGCAAGGAACCGATCGGAGCGCTGAAGGCCTACGCACGCACCCCGAACGCCTTCACGTCCGCCGACACCCGGGTGCTCTCCCATCTCGCCACCTCGGCAGCAGCGCTGCTCGGTCACATCCAGGCCAGCGACACACCCCAGCGCATCACCGCCGAGGTGAGTGAGGCACTCACCATGAGGAGCACCGTCGACCTCGCCCGGGGCATCCTCATGGAACGCCACGACATGGACCCCGAGGAAGCCCTCGGGCACATGCTGGCCCTGGTCACCGACGCCCGCACCACCATGGCCGAGCTGGCGAGGACCATCGTCAGGCGTGAGGGTCTCGACGCCTCCGGTCTCCTGGACTCGTGA
- a CDS encoding ANTAR domain-containing protein, whose product MTTTNESAAPSAGAVTGIEYFLDCPTGTVEYFFADNVFHWSDELYRIHGYGRGDVVPTLDLGLSHIEPEERDAVHAFWTKVTTSGGPSSVYSSLRDLNGRKRKILISADLILDGTEPVGVWALVVDLTQSIHADTHRIANEAVAASALSRAVIEQAKGILMGRAGLNATEAFDRISSYSQRTNRKVVVISQGIIDRALQLTHQDRHQPLDQALIDLFRAL is encoded by the coding sequence ATGACCACCACCAACGAATCCGCTGCGCCCTCGGCCGGGGCCGTCACCGGTATCGAGTACTTCCTGGATTGCCCCACCGGCACCGTCGAGTACTTCTTCGCCGACAACGTCTTCCACTGGTCGGACGAGCTGTACCGGATCCACGGCTACGGACGCGGAGACGTCGTCCCCACCCTGGATCTCGGTCTGTCGCACATCGAACCGGAGGAGCGGGACGCCGTGCACGCGTTCTGGACCAAGGTCACCACGAGCGGCGGCCCGTCGTCGGTCTACTCATCGTTGCGCGACCTCAACGGGCGGAAGCGCAAGATCCTCATCTCGGCGGACCTCATCCTCGACGGCACCGAACCCGTCGGCGTGTGGGCGCTGGTCGTCGACCTCACCCAGTCGATCCACGCCGATACGCACCGGATCGCCAACGAGGCGGTCGCCGCGTCCGCGCTCAGCCGCGCAGTGATCGAGCAGGCCAAGGGGATCCTCATGGGCCGCGCCGGCCTGAACGCCACCGAGGCCTTCGACCGGATCAGTTCCTACAGTCAGCGCACCAACCGCAAAGTGGTCGTCATCTCCCAGGGGATCATCGACCGGGCCCTGCAGCTCACCCACCAGGACCGGCACCAGCCCCTCGACCAGGCACTCATCGATCTCTTCCGGGCCCTCTGA
- a CDS encoding PAS and ANTAR domain-containing protein, with amino-acid sequence MSLPTAASPPVLDTVVVQASIGSFIDCPTGTVEHYFDSPAFTWSDELYRIHGYTRGEIVPTLELNLSHIESRDRDAARAFWHELTTAGGPLSVYLSLVDAAGRTRKVLVSGDLIRDDGNPVGVWALIVDLTRSIHHDSHRLADSAVAASALSRAVIEQAKGILMGRAGLTAAEAFDRINQRSQATNRKVVVVSQEIIDRAHQLTRASNRLRDTQALLELFQQP; translated from the coding sequence ATGTCCCTGCCCACTGCAGCATCACCGCCTGTCCTGGACACCGTCGTCGTCCAGGCGAGTATCGGGTCCTTCATCGACTGCCCGACCGGCACGGTGGAGCACTACTTCGACTCTCCGGCCTTCACCTGGTCCGATGAGCTGTACCGCATCCATGGCTACACGCGCGGCGAGATCGTCCCGACCCTGGAACTGAACCTGTCCCATATCGAATCCCGGGACCGGGACGCCGCACGCGCCTTCTGGCACGAACTGACGACAGCCGGCGGCCCGCTCTCCGTGTACCTGTCCCTCGTCGACGCGGCCGGACGCACCCGCAAGGTCCTGGTCTCCGGTGACCTCATCCGCGACGACGGGAACCCGGTGGGTGTGTGGGCATTGATCGTGGACCTCACCCGTTCCATCCATCACGACAGCCACCGGCTGGCCGATTCCGCCGTCGCCGCATCGGCGTTGAGCCGTGCCGTGATCGAACAGGCCAAGGGAATCCTTATGGGGCGCGCCGGCCTGACCGCAGCGGAAGCGTTCGACCGCATCAACCAGCGCAGCCAGGCCACGAACCGGAAGGTCGTCGTCGTCTCCCAGGAGATCATCGACCGGGCCCACCAGCTCACCCGGGCCAGCAACCGTCTCCGCGACACCCAGGCCCTGCTGGAACTCTTCCAGCAACCCTGA
- a CDS encoding GAF and ANTAR domain-containing protein encodes MSNDQIFGEVQLPGMLQDMVLESSDVNEFLDGLAKLAASALSSGGREVFCGVVLLRPRAKGTVASSSDHARRMDEVQYQFDDGPCLRAARDGQVYLVTDFRNESRFGEYTKAIVDHGIRSALGVPIPLDGLAAAGLDLYSPQPDAFSEEAIAEAVGFAREASKSLRMAVRVAHLTDTGEHLKAAMSSRTIIDVAAGIIMGQNRCSHDAAMTILKAASSGRNRKLADVAAAVVTSIGQQPPQTHFDS; translated from the coding sequence GTGAGCAATGACCAGATCTTCGGAGAAGTGCAGCTCCCGGGGATGCTGCAGGACATGGTCCTGGAGAGCTCCGACGTCAACGAGTTCCTCGACGGGCTCGCGAAGCTCGCCGCCAGTGCCCTCTCCTCCGGCGGGCGGGAAGTCTTCTGCGGCGTCGTCCTCCTCCGGCCCAGGGCCAAGGGGACGGTCGCGAGCAGCAGCGATCATGCGCGGCGCATGGACGAGGTCCAGTACCAGTTCGACGACGGCCCGTGCCTCCGGGCCGCCCGCGACGGCCAGGTGTATCTGGTCACCGATTTCCGTAACGAGTCACGCTTCGGGGAGTACACGAAGGCCATCGTCGATCACGGGATCCGATCGGCGCTCGGAGTACCCATTCCGCTCGACGGGCTCGCCGCCGCCGGACTGGACCTGTACTCGCCGCAGCCGGACGCCTTCAGCGAGGAGGCCATCGCCGAGGCCGTCGGGTTCGCCCGGGAGGCGTCGAAGTCCCTCCGCATGGCTGTCCGTGTCGCTCACCTGACCGACACCGGGGAGCACCTGAAAGCGGCGATGAGTTCACGGACGATCATCGACGTCGCGGCCGGCATCATCATGGGGCAGAACCGGTGCAGCCACGACGCGGCCATGACGATCCTGAAAGCCGCGTCCAGCGGCCGGAACAGGAAGCTGGCCGACGTCGCCGCAGCAGTGGTCACCTCCATCGGCCAGCAGCCCCCGCAGACACACTTCGACTCCTGA
- a CDS encoding GAF and ANTAR domain-containing protein has translation MDDSSLPEIGPLVGRAQGLLLTEQTAQQAVSALAIAAKEAIPRALGAGVSLIRDNRPTSVGATDAFVLQADNLQYEIGSGPCLSAWSEGRAMLIEDTGTEQRWQTWSDAAASTGIRSCFSVPLGQEPHGIGAMKIYAAAPGAFTVQDQKVLANLALSAAVLLGHIQASDTPQRISATFKETLRVRDLVATACGIIMERHDLPEDEALAHLLGEAGTEGLTLRELARSVVRRDSRPGTSAEAR, from the coding sequence ATGGACGACTCCTCCCTCCCGGAAATCGGCCCCCTCGTCGGGCGGGCCCAGGGACTCCTCCTCACGGAACAGACCGCGCAGCAGGCCGTGTCGGCTCTCGCCATCGCAGCGAAGGAAGCCATCCCGCGCGCGCTCGGGGCCGGAGTGAGCCTCATCAGGGACAACCGGCCGACCAGCGTCGGGGCGACGGACGCCTTCGTCCTCCAGGCCGACAACCTCCAGTACGAGATCGGCAGCGGTCCGTGCCTGAGCGCATGGTCCGAGGGCAGGGCCATGCTGATCGAGGACACCGGGACGGAGCAGCGCTGGCAGACCTGGAGTGATGCGGCAGCGAGCACGGGCATCCGTTCCTGCTTCAGCGTGCCCCTGGGGCAAGAGCCGCACGGTATCGGTGCGATGAAGATCTATGCGGCAGCCCCTGGTGCCTTCACCGTCCAGGACCAGAAGGTACTCGCGAACCTCGCCCTCTCGGCGGCGGTCCTGCTCGGCCACATCCAGGCCAGTGACACCCCTCAGCGCATCAGCGCGACGTTCAAGGAGACCCTGCGCGTCCGCGACCTCGTCGCGACCGCCTGCGGGATCATCATGGAACGACACGATCTTCCCGAGGACGAAGCCCTCGCCCACCTCCTGGGCGAAGCAGGCACCGAGGGCCTGACACTTCGCGAGCTCGCGCGATCCGTCGTCCGACGCGACAGCCGGCCCGGGACGTCCGCCGAAGCACGATGA
- a CDS encoding glutamate--cysteine ligase, with protein MRPVGVEEEFLIVDGADGQPVALGDVLERLQGDDGLSSEMKQEQIETCTLPRIGLAELARDITTRRASADTVARSVGARSVALATSPLPVTTTTTPGLRYEQMVQRFGLTAAEQLTCGCHVHVEVESDEEGVAVLDRIRVWLPVVAALTANSPFWNGVDTGYASYRAQAWNRWPTAGPCEIFGSAEAYHAQVRGILRSGVPLDEGQIYFDARLSHRHPTVEIRVGDVCLFADDAVLLAAVVRGLVETAARQWRAGVEPVPASATQLRLACWQASRFGLDGQLMDPPTGERRAAFGVVMGLLDHLQPALKDQGELGTVEFLLFQALARGTGAVRQRTVHARAGSLGAVVADAVEASNLPVTSLQDLTHPFLLSSNQDS; from the coding sequence ATGCGCCCGGTAGGGGTCGAGGAGGAGTTCCTGATCGTCGACGGCGCGGACGGGCAGCCGGTGGCACTGGGCGACGTGCTCGAACGCCTGCAGGGCGACGACGGCCTGAGCAGCGAGATGAAGCAGGAACAGATCGAGACGTGCACCCTGCCGCGGATCGGCCTCGCCGAGCTGGCCCGTGACATCACCACCCGGCGGGCGAGCGCGGACACCGTTGCCCGATCGGTCGGCGCCCGGTCCGTCGCCCTGGCGACGTCGCCGCTCCCGGTGACCACCACGACGACGCCGGGGCTGCGGTACGAGCAGATGGTCCAGCGGTTCGGCCTCACCGCGGCGGAGCAGCTGACCTGCGGCTGCCACGTGCATGTGGAGGTGGAGTCGGACGAGGAAGGCGTCGCCGTCCTCGACCGCATCCGGGTCTGGCTTCCGGTGGTGGCGGCCCTCACGGCCAATTCCCCGTTCTGGAACGGCGTGGACACGGGCTACGCCAGCTACCGCGCCCAGGCCTGGAACCGGTGGCCCACGGCCGGGCCCTGCGAGATCTTCGGCTCCGCGGAGGCCTACCACGCCCAGGTCCGCGGGATCCTGCGTTCCGGTGTCCCCCTGGACGAGGGGCAGATCTACTTCGACGCCCGGCTCAGCCACCGCCATCCCACGGTGGAGATCCGGGTGGGGGACGTCTGTCTGTTCGCCGACGATGCAGTCCTCCTCGCAGCCGTGGTGCGGGGCCTCGTGGAGACGGCGGCACGGCAGTGGCGCGCCGGGGTGGAGCCCGTCCCCGCGTCCGCCACGCAGCTCCGGCTCGCCTGCTGGCAGGCCAGCCGATTCGGGCTGGACGGGCAGTTGATGGATCCGCCGACCGGCGAGCGCCGTGCCGCGTTCGGCGTGGTCATGGGTCTGCTGGATCATCTCCAGCCGGCGCTGAAGGACCAGGGGGAGCTCGGCACGGTGGAGTTCCTGCTGTTCCAGGCACTGGCCCGGGGGACCGGCGCCGTCCGTCAGCGCACCGTCCATGCCAGGGCGGGCAGCCTGGGCGCGGTGGTCGCGGACGCGGTGGAAGCCAGTAACCTGCCCGTCACCTCTCTCCAGGATCTGACCCACCCGTTCCTGCTCAGCAGCAACCAGGATTCGTGA